From a single Aspergillus puulaauensis MK2 DNA, chromosome 2, nearly complete sequence genomic region:
- the pgxB gene encoding putative extracellular exo-polygalacturonase (CAZy:GH28;~COG:G;~EggNog:ENOG410PH3U;~InterPro:IPR000743,IPR012334,IPR011050;~PFAM:PF00295;~SECRETED:SignalP(1-16);~antiSMASH:Cluster_2.12;~go_function: GO:0004650 - polygalacturonase activity [Evidence IEA];~go_process: GO:0005975 - carbohydrate metabolic process [Evidence IEA]), giving the protein MKLFPLFALCATTVSGLVFESPFHQPPGANVYSVNDQAGLRRIGAHHSKHHDRRTVTIRPSHNDTDDISADFLWGIRRANHGGRLLLKKGEKYVIGKKLDLTFLDNIEVQLDGELKFTDDIPYWQENYFWYDFQKSITFWRWGGRDVSIFGSGTLNGNGQRWYNGFAGQSILDPDNEYYRPILFVAENITRLSVEGITQLNSPCWTNFFVNSKDVAFDNVYINAFSTNATAEPKNTDGFDSLNVNGLSVTNTRIDVGDDCFSPKPNTSNIFVQNLWCNNTHGVSMGSIGQYPGVLDIIEHAYIENVTLLNGENGARLKAWAGEGVGYGRINNITYKNIHIENTDYPILLDQCYFNIPSDECASYPSHVNVTNIVFENVSGTSSGAEGDVVAELICSPNAVCEGIELKNIDLATPEGEEGTVVCEGVTGGVGVECQSSE; this is encoded by the exons ATGAAGCTATTCCCACTCTTCGCGCTCTGCGCAACCACCGTCAGCGGTCTCGTCTTCGAGTCCCCTTTCCACCAACCCCCAGGCGCAAACGTGTATTCTGTGAACGATCAAGCTGGGCTCAGAAGAATTGGTGCCCATCATTCAAAGCACCACGATAGACGAACGGTGACGATACGGCCCTCACACAACGATACCGATGACATTTCGGCCGATTTCCTCTGGGGCATTCGTCGGGCAAACCACGGCGGAAGACTCCTCctcaagaagggcgagaaatACGTTATTGGCAAGAAGCTCGACCTGACATTTTTGGATAATATTGAAGTGCAATTGGATGGGGAGCTGAAG TTCACAGACGATATACCGTACTGGCAAGAAAACTACTTCTGGTATGACTTCCAGAAATCGATTACGTtttggcgatggggaggGCGCGACGTCAGTATATTTGGCAGCGGGACGTTGAATGGGAACGGTCAGCGCTGGTATAATGGGTTTGCTGGGCAGTCGATTTTG GACCCCGACAATGAATACTACCGGCCCATTCTCTTCGTAGCAGAGAATATCACACGTCTGTCTGTTGAAGGGATCACGCAACTTAACTCGCCTTGCTGGACCAATTTCTTCGTCAATAGCAAGGACGTAGCTTTTGACAATGTTTATATCAATGCGTTCTCCACGAATGCAACA GCCGAACCCAAAAACACCGACGGATTCGACTCCCTCAATGTCAACGGGCTATCGGTAACAAACACCCGCATCGACGTCGGCGATGACTGCTTCTCCCCAAAGCCCAACACATCCAATATCTTCGTCCAGAATCTGTGGTGCAATAACACCCACGGCGTATCCATGGGTAGCATCGGGCAGTACCCGGGTGTCCTAGATATTATCGAGCATGCTTACATTGAAAACGTTACGCTTCTTAACGGAGAG aatgGCGCGCGCCTTAAAGCCTGGGCCGGCGAAGGCGTCGGCTACGGCCGTATCAATAACATCACATACAAAAACATCCACATTGAAAATACAGATTACCCAATCCTTCTAGACCAGTGCTACTTCAATATACCCTCAGACGAGTGCGCGAGCTACCCATCCCATGTCAATGTGACAAATATTGTTTTTGAGAACGTCTCGGGCACGTCGTCTGGCGCTGAGGGAGATGTGGTTGCAGAGTTGATTTGTTCGCCGAATGCGGTTTGTGAGGGTATTGAgctaaaaaatatagatctcGCAAcgccagagggagaggaaggtaCTGTCGTTTGTGAAGGGGTCACCGGAGGCGTTGGAGTTGAGTGTCAATCCTCCGAATAG
- a CDS encoding cytochrome P450 (COG:Q;~EggNog:ENOG410PK6Z;~InterPro:IPR001128,IPR002401,IPR036396;~PFAM:PF00067;~SMCOG1034:cytochrome P450;~TransMembrane:1 (i12-31o);~antiSMASH:Cluster_2.12;~go_function: GO:0005506 - iron ion binding [Evidence IEA];~go_function: GO:0016705 - oxidoreductase activity, acting on paired donors, with incorporation or reduction of molecular oxygen [Evidence IEA];~go_function: GO:0020037 - heme binding [Evidence IEA];~go_process: GO:0055114 - oxidation-reduction process [Evidence IEA]), giving the protein MGGSSKCTRTVRMLTLYLAAGFVITLFLINLRRSPIAKLPGPWYTTFTSLVLKYQEFTSNRRLYIHELHSKYGATVRIAPNEVSFASLEAMREIYASGGSGYDKTELYDLFRQFGIKTMFSTLEKQSHSQRKRELADRYAMTNILREEHVAAITDRAKAFVSRCAASFESVDVYVWLHCYALDGVTSFMFSPGGLRSLDSDKDFEIMEELTYHQSLQKNLLHYYLPTLVPYFPSRLIPRHAPITNEYVLKMAAQQEPSQHSLVAKLARKDSPLNHAQIAAECKDHMAAGIDTTGDGLCFLMWELSQPHNVYFQERLFEELQTTDPNLPLDKLPYLDAVIKEGLRCAPPIPMSFPRYVPTGGRTINSYFIPEKTIVSCQPYTVHRLDKNVFPDPDKFNPDRWMGGKGAAERNRLFFAFSTGGRGCTGRNLATVEMKVLLREVYSRFRTTVAGDMDGCMDIDDQIISARPLGQTCKLRFDER; this is encoded by the exons ATGGGTGGATCGTCCAAATGTACAAGGACCGTCAGGATGTTGACTCTTTACTTAGCAGCTGGTTTTGTGAtaaccctcttcctcattaATCTACGTCGCTCGCCCATCGCAAAGCTTCCAGGGCCATGGTACACCACGTTCACTAGCTTGGTTCTAAAGTACCAAGAGTTTACTTCAAATAGACGTCTCTACATCCATGAACTTCATAGTAAGTACGGAGCTACCGTTCGCATAGCGCCCAATGAGGTTTCGTTCGCCAGCTTAGAGGCAATGAGGGAGATCTATGCATCTGGTGGGAGTGGGTACGATAAAACAGAGTTGTATGACCTGTTTCGTCAGTTTGGAATCAA GACCATGTTCTCAACtctggagaagcagagt CACAGCCAGCGCAAACGTGAGCTCGCGGATCGGTACGCCATGACCAATATCTTGCGCGAGGAGCACGTAGCTGCTATTACGGACCGAGCGAAGGCTTTCGTCTCCAGATGCGCTGCCTCTTTTGAAAGCGTGGATGTTTAC GTGTGGCTACACTGCTATGCCCTAGACGGTGTAACAAGCTTCATGTTTAGCCCAGGTGGCTTACGGTCGCTGGACTCAGACAAGGACTTCGAAATTATGGAGGAGCTTACTTACCATCAGAGCCTGCAGA AAAACCTCCTGCATTATTACCTTCCCACTTTAGTTCCCTACTTCCCATCTAGGTTAATTCCGCGCCACGCACCTATAACCAACGAGTACGTTCTGAAAATGGCTGCCCAGCAAGAGCCTTCCCAGCATAGCCTCGTGGCCAAACTCGCCCGGAAAGACTCTCCACTCAATCACGCACAGATAGCAGCAGAGTGCAAGGACCATATGGCTGCGGGGATCGACACAACAGGTGACGGACTGTGTTTTCTGATGTGGGAGCTGTCCCAACCTCATAACGTCTACTTCCAGGAGCGACTGTTTGAAGAACTACAGACCACAGATCCAAACCTGCCACTGGATAAGTTACCATACCTTGACGCCGTCATCAAGGAGGGCTTACGCTGTGCACCGCCAATCCCAATGTCATTCCCGCGGTACGTGCCCACCGGAGGACGAACGATAAACAGTTATTTCATCCCCGAGAAAACAATTGTGAGCTGTCAGCCATACACGGTGCACAGACTCGACAAAAACGTTTTCCCCGACCCCGACAAATTTAATCCAGACCGGTGGATGGGTGGGAAAGGCGCAGCTGAACGAAACCGGTtgttttttgctttttcgaCCGGTGGCAGGGGCTGTACGGGTCGGAA CCTGGCGACAGTGGAGATGAAGGTGCTTCTTCGCGAGGTGTACTCGCGGTTTCGTACTACGGTGGCGGGTGATATGGATGGGTGCATGGATATTGACGATCAAATTATTTCAGCCCGGCCGTTGGGGCAGACGTGTAAGCTGAGGTTTGACGAAAGGTAA
- a CDS encoding uncharacterized protein (COG:S;~EggNog:ENOG410PZ6Y;~antiSMASH:Cluster_2.12): MTHPMRIIVYVCVSDISGHPQCRHIALGEAVCGDILGRKFHATPRPALYDHVHIPADFDSSLPINRWFIFDLNVREALSSDDLKRIAHQVYFASRQGNEWIFIQRDRSTEKARSQTASLTWGGRSEQEIVSEMRKEQKLVMEMRKQSGRLQNSSHDAS, encoded by the exons ATGACGCATCCGATGCGAATCATTGTCTATGTTTGTGTCTCTGATATTTCAGGACATCCCCAGTGCCGCCATATTGCGCTCGGGGAGGCCGTCTGTGGGGACATCCTCGGCCGGAAGTTCCACGCCACGCCCCGCCCGGCTCTTTACGACCATGTCCATATCCCAGCAGACTTTGACTCCAGCCTGCCGATAAACCGGTGGTTTATTTTTGATCTTAACGTCAGAGAAGCATTGTCTTCGGATGATCTTAAAAGAATAGCCCATCAGGTCTATTTCGCTAGTCGCCAAGGCAATGAATG GATATTCATCCAACGTGACAGATCAACTGAAAAGGCAAGATCACAGACAGCGTCACTCACTTGGGGCGGACGCTCGGAACAGGAGATTGTCTCTGAAATGAGAAAAGAGCAGAAACTCGTCATGGAAATGAGAAAACAATCTGGACGCTTGCAAAATTCAAGCCATGACGCTTCTTGA
- a CDS encoding sterol desaturase family protein (COG:I;~EggNog:ENOG410Q1EU;~InterPro:IPR006694;~PFAM:PF04116;~TransMembrane:3 (o57-76i96-116o128-146i);~antiSMASH:Cluster_2.12;~go_function: GO:0005506 - iron ion binding [Evidence IEA];~go_function: GO:0016491 - oxidoreductase activity [Evidence IEA];~go_process: GO:0008610 - lipid biosynthetic process [Evidence IEA];~go_process: GO:0055114 - oxidation-reduction process [Evidence IEA]), with translation MANITLPSDSMSYPDLVHVAKQDPSLSWPEQLWWAHYAFWNNDVFATGIITFLAHELIYFGRCLPWVIADALPNIFRRFKIQDHKAPPSASDQWTCVKYILAIHFIVELPLIVLFHPMMELCGVHYTLPFPKLSVIAAQIALFFIVEDTYHYWLHRAMHWGPLYRSIHRVHHQYAAPFGLTAEYASPAETFLLGLGTICPPLLLGYVTDNVHLITVLAWMALRQLQAIDAHSGYDFPWSLRRLIPFWGGADWHDDHHRYFRGNYSSSFMYWDVLMGTVAGPRGKAMEHSKRR, from the exons ATGGCCAACATTACTCTTCCTTCCGATTCGATGTCTTACCCTGATCTTGTCCATGTCGCCAAACAAGATCCCAGTCTCTCCTGGCCGGAGCAGCTGTGGTGGGCGCACTACGCCTTCTGGAACAATGATGTCTTCGCAACTG GAATAATCACCTTCCTTGCCCACGAGCTTATTTACTTCGGCCGTTGCCTCCCATGGGTCATCGCCGACGCCCTGCCCAACATCTTCCGACGCTTCAAGATACAAGACCACAAGGCACCGCCGTCAGCTAGTGACCAATGGACCTGCGTCAAGTACATCCTCGCAATTCACTTTATCGTCGAGCTGCCATTaatcgtcctcttccacccgATGATGGAACTCTGCGGTGTCCATTACACACTTCCCTTCCCCAAGCTCTCGGTCATTGCCGCGCAAATTGCGCTCTTTTTCATCGTTGAAGATACATACCACTACTGGCTGCATCGAGCCATGCACTGGGGCCCACTTTATCGTTCAATCCACCGCGTCCACCACCAGTATGCCGCGCCTTTCGGCTTGACTGCCGAATATGCCAGCCCTGCGGAGACGTTTCTCCTAGGTCTCGGCACGATCTGCCccccgcttcttctcggtTATGTAACGGACAACGTGCATCTGATAACAGTGTTGGCGTGGATGGCCCTGCGTCAGTTGCAGGCTATCGATGCGCATTCGGGGTACGATTTTCCGTGGAGCTTGCGACGCCTAATTCCGTTCTGGGGCGGCGCGGATTGGCATGATGACCACCATAGATACTTCAGGGGGAACTATTCGAGCTCTTTCATGTATTGGGATG TTTTGATGGGAACTGTCGCTGGACCGAGGGGAAAGGCAATGGAACATAGCAAAcggcgctga
- a CDS encoding uncharacterized protein (COG:S;~EggNog:ENOG410PTRC;~InterPro:IPR031818;~antiSMASH:Cluster_2.12) produces MSVGNWYVDLRVDRATGTIDWAIAGERLQDKGSNEVLFTHELDSRNAFGVADCGTFSPLPNGDDLELGIMPRPDIPGAPTRNYEEVWRELSFRHVEGHSKMLAFVLESEMAPIQLRVGEEREVTRTFIGAIGGTYIALRQSQILVRPAGETKPVVKSGGEVSARSQEFVRGGGFETKYLLGPEGTVLPARGDIEFPLGGSSERLMVRGQEYVVRSFEKLEMPTDQPIDGPTA; encoded by the exons ATGTCGGTTGGAAACTGGTACGTCGACCTCCGAGTTGACCGCGCCACCGGCACGATCGACTGGGCGATTGCGGGGGAGCGACTGCAAGATAAAGGTTCAA ATGAGGTCCTCTTCACCCACGAGCTGGACTCGCGAAACGCATTCGGCGTGGCTGATTGTGGTACCTTCTCACCTCTTCCAAACGGTGATGATTTGGAGCTGGGTATTATGCCCCGGCCTGATATTCCTGGTGCGCCAACTAGGAATTATGAGGAGGTGTGGAGGGAGTTATCTTTCCGACACGTAGAGGGGCACTCGAAAATGTTGGCCTTCGTTCTCGAAAGCGAGATGGCTCCAATACAATTGCGGGTGGGCGAAGAAAGGGAAGTAACTCGAACCTTTATCGGTGCGATTGGCGGCACATACATCGCTCTTCGCCAGAGTCAAATTCTTGTTCGACCTGCTGGGGAGACGAAACCTGTCGTAAAGAGTGGTGGGGAGGTCAGTGCAAGGAGCCAGGAGTTTGTccggggaggaggatttgagACCAAGTACTTGTTAGGACCAGAGGGAACAGTACTACCGGCTCGGGGTGACATAGAATTCCCCTTGGGCGGTTCTTCGGAGAGGCTGATGGTTCGTGGACAGGAGTATGTGGTGCGCTCGTTTGAGAAATTGGAAATGCCGACGGATCAGCCCATCGATGGTCCCACTGCTTAG